In Pseudoalteromonas sp. NC201, a single window of DNA contains:
- a CDS encoding TonB-dependent siderophore receptor translates to MKQQRSTPLLTLSPIAAAILGLTLVSTAHAEGNSPSKLKAVTVNADADQETATGPVEGYNARRSATGSKIDVAIIEVPQTINVVTADKIEAIGATRVTEALSYTAGVNTAPWGDLPQYDWLYIRGFDAYAPGFYQDGLQIRNSGNWGLWQTESYGMERIEILKGPSSVLYGQNGPGGVVNLVSKMPTPFSQNELQIKLGNNSLKQLAVDMSGPIDDDSEYLYRVTGLTKKSDLSTDPLENDRDYLALSMTWQPSSQGKITFYSQYYDIESGAAWHAYPTTGTILPNPNGQIPFSTLIGEPDFNRYNQEQWVVGYKGEYHFNDNWQIKQHARYAEFDVDYGVIWGKWAQKNADNPSDPENFRYLARTPLSSKEKVSGATIDTHLIGQFSHGNVEHTLLIGADYQDTEIEVRARYGGVLADLDIFNPTYGSSVIQPEPNIKGVSKLEQFGIYIQDQIKINEKIIISLAGRWDEAKLKNETLEGQVDPTSVRTDREFSARAGVVYLADNGLAPYFSYSESFAPTTNVDPATARPFSPETGKQYETGVRYQPKDSTSSYSAAVFEIERSDFTQWVWTTEPAGYKQTGAVVVRGLEFDTFVQPTEKMNLTASYAYIPKADVTESGLDPRLADEVGKQDKAVSKHQFNIWSDYQLTDDFTVGLGARYTGSNKGTGEKAPKTVEGYTLFDAMASYDLAQWRFALNVRNLTDKKVIASCGETSCSYGSRRNIALTATYQW, encoded by the coding sequence GTGAAACAACAACGCTCAACCCCATTGTTAACCCTATCACCAATTGCTGCCGCCATTTTAGGTTTAACACTGGTATCAACTGCACATGCTGAAGGTAACTCGCCAAGCAAACTAAAAGCGGTTACCGTCAATGCTGATGCCGACCAAGAAACGGCAACAGGTCCGGTTGAAGGTTACAATGCACGCCGCAGTGCAACTGGCTCAAAAATCGATGTTGCAATAATTGAGGTGCCACAAACCATCAATGTTGTCACCGCAGACAAAATTGAAGCCATCGGCGCAACGCGTGTAACAGAAGCATTATCATATACCGCAGGTGTAAATACCGCACCTTGGGGTGACTTACCACAATACGATTGGTTATACATTCGTGGCTTTGATGCTTATGCACCTGGTTTCTACCAAGATGGTCTACAGATCCGTAACAGTGGTAACTGGGGTTTATGGCAGACCGAAAGCTACGGTATGGAGCGTATAGAAATTCTTAAAGGCCCCTCTTCAGTATTATATGGTCAAAATGGTCCAGGTGGCGTCGTTAACCTAGTTAGTAAAATGCCAACGCCATTTTCGCAAAATGAGCTGCAGATCAAACTTGGCAATAACAGCCTCAAACAACTAGCCGTTGATATGTCAGGTCCAATTGACGACGACAGCGAGTATTTATATCGCGTGACAGGCTTAACCAAAAAATCTGATTTGAGTACCGATCCACTAGAAAACGATCGCGACTACCTAGCACTGTCAATGACTTGGCAACCAAGTAGCCAAGGGAAAATCACCTTTTATTCACAATACTACGACATTGAGTCTGGCGCTGCTTGGCACGCCTACCCAACAACAGGTACTATTTTACCTAACCCTAACGGCCAAATCCCGTTTTCAACATTGATTGGTGAGCCTGATTTCAACCGCTACAACCAAGAGCAGTGGGTAGTAGGTTATAAAGGCGAATATCATTTCAATGACAACTGGCAAATCAAGCAACACGCGCGCTATGCGGAATTTGACGTTGACTATGGCGTCATTTGGGGTAAATGGGCGCAAAAAAATGCTGATAACCCAAGTGACCCAGAAAACTTCCGTTACTTAGCCCGTACTCCACTATCAAGTAAAGAGAAAGTCAGCGGCGCTACTATCGACACGCATTTGATCGGTCAGTTTTCACACGGCAACGTAGAACACACATTACTCATTGGTGCCGATTATCAAGATACAGAGATTGAAGTGAGAGCGCGCTACGGCGGTGTGTTAGCTGATCTTGATATCTTTAACCCGACTTACGGCTCAAGTGTGATCCAACCTGAACCTAATATCAAGGGTGTTTCCAAGCTAGAGCAATTTGGTATTTATATCCAAGACCAAATCAAAATTAATGAGAAGATCATCATTTCTTTGGCTGGTCGTTGGGATGAAGCAAAGCTAAAAAATGAGACGCTAGAAGGTCAAGTAGACCCGACATCAGTGCGTACAGACAGAGAATTTAGTGCTCGCGCCGGGGTTGTTTATTTAGCTGACAACGGCTTAGCACCTTACTTTAGCTACTCTGAATCTTTTGCACCGACAACCAATGTTGACCCTGCTACCGCTCGTCCTTTCTCACCTGAAACAGGTAAACAATACGAAACCGGTGTGCGCTATCAACCAAAGGACTCAACTTCAAGCTATAGTGCAGCGGTATTTGAGATTGAACGTAGTGACTTCACTCAGTGGGTATGGACAACCGAACCTGCTGGCTACAAACAAACGGGTGCCGTCGTTGTGCGCGGTTTAGAGTTTGATACCTTTGTACAACCAACTGAAAAAATGAACTTAACCGCTTCTTACGCTTATATTCCTAAAGCGGATGTCACTGAGAGTGGTCTTGATCCAAGACTTGCTGACGAAGTCGGCAAACAGGATAAAGCAGTTTCAAAGCATCAGTTTAATATCTGGAGTGACTATCAACTTACTGACGACTTCACTGTAGGTTTAGGCGCACGTTACACGGGTAGTAACAAAGGTACTGGTGAAAAAGCACCTAAAACCGTTGAGGGTTACACCCTGTTTGATGCCATGGCAAGCTATGATCTGGCACAATGGCGCTTTGCACTGAACGTACGTAACCTAACTGACAAAAAGGTTATCGCTTCATGTGGTGAAACATCCTGCTCCTATGGCAGTCGCCGAAACATCGCATTAACTGCAACTTACCAATGGTAA
- a CDS encoding lysine N(6)-hydroxylase/L-ornithine N(5)-oxygenase family protein yields the protein MNNTSRFSLVGIGFGPSNIALAIALREQGLTDWANHALFMERQPEFSWHKNMMLENTHMQISFLKDLVTIRNPKSEFTFINYLHQKNRLADFINLQTFFPSRHEFNDYLAWAASHFKDQTSYGETVFDVQPILANEQVVALQVHSRGVDGSEKVVETDNLVISIGGGGYIPKQFRKLAGDTRVFHSNDYKVAIEANNTAKKIAVIGAGQSAAEIFMDLHGRADDNQVDFVIRANSIKPSDDSPFVNEIFNAEYTDKVFSKSDIEREAFLKEYRQTNYACPDLPLIEQIYGVFYEQKVRSHYRHRFLSSTEVAAVDADENGIHLTLTNRKTGDTKVCSYDAVVLATGYVRDQHKTLLAPLSKYLGDFTVGRDYRIQSTEDFKPNIFLQGACESSHGLSDTLLSILAVRSQEIGEVLKQLKQTSTPQVTDNTALVD from the coding sequence ATGAACAACACATCTCGCTTTTCATTAGTAGGTATTGGCTTCGGACCTTCTAATATTGCACTAGCAATCGCACTTCGTGAGCAAGGCCTAACAGATTGGGCTAACCATGCCTTGTTTATGGAACGTCAGCCAGAGTTTTCATGGCATAAAAATATGATGCTCGAAAACACGCACATGCAAATTTCCTTTTTGAAAGACCTTGTCACTATTCGTAATCCTAAAAGTGAATTTACGTTTATTAACTATTTACACCAAAAAAATCGCTTAGCAGACTTTATCAACCTTCAAACATTTTTCCCAAGCCGACATGAGTTTAACGACTACTTAGCATGGGCGGCTTCGCATTTTAAAGATCAAACCAGCTATGGCGAAACAGTATTTGATGTCCAACCGATTTTAGCAAACGAGCAAGTTGTTGCGCTACAAGTGCATTCCAGAGGTGTTGATGGCAGTGAAAAAGTCGTTGAAACAGATAACCTAGTCATCAGTATTGGTGGTGGTGGATATATACCAAAACAATTTAGAAAGCTGGCGGGCGACACCCGCGTATTCCACAGCAATGATTACAAAGTTGCTATTGAAGCAAATAACACAGCTAAGAAAATTGCCGTCATTGGCGCAGGCCAAAGTGCCGCCGAAATATTTATGGATTTACACGGCCGCGCAGATGATAACCAAGTCGATTTTGTTATTCGTGCAAACTCTATTAAGCCATCGGACGACAGTCCATTTGTAAATGAAATCTTCAATGCAGAATATACTGATAAAGTTTTCTCCAAATCCGATATCGAACGCGAAGCCTTCTTAAAAGAATACCGCCAGACCAATTACGCTTGTCCTGACTTACCCCTTATCGAACAAATTTACGGCGTATTTTACGAACAAAAAGTACGCAGCCACTATCGCCATCGCTTCCTTTCTAGCACAGAGGTCGCAGCGGTTGACGCGGACGAAAACGGTATTCATCTAACCCTCACAAACCGCAAAACTGGCGACACTAAAGTGTGTAGCTACGATGCGGTAGTGTTGGCAACAGGCTATGTACGAGATCAGCACAAAACGCTATTGGCACCTTTATCAAAATACTTAGGTGACTTTACTGTGGGACGCGACTACCGCATTCAAAGCACGGAAGACTTTAAACCGAATATTTTCTTGCAAGGCGCATGCGAAAGTTCCCATGGACTGAGCGATACCTTGTTATCAATTTTGGCAGTCCGTAGCCAAGAAATTGGTGAGGTACTTAAACAACTAAAACAAACATCAACGCCTCAAGTTACTGATAACACGGCGCTAGTGGACTAG
- a CDS encoding non-ribosomal peptide synthetase — MSSEVIQRIAERFHQLPQEKRQLVYQKVQADGLSMRQFPVLPFHHSAEAAELSYAQQRQWFLWHLDPDSAAYHITGGLQLEGEINLSALTRAFQLLIARHSSLRTQFVQVDAEVKQQVQPIEIANDFQVEVGAGDNIDAVRQQWLNTPFNLTQGNLIRVGLLTLAPNQYQLVVVLHHIIADGGSLQILVGEFAALYSQLLSAEIASGDLSSQLAQSALPALNIAYGDYAKWQKDWMTAGELERQLAYWQQKLGDEQPVLQLKVDNGLAQHSEHGSARGASHAWQLPQSLTQQLGTFATSHQVSHYMILLTAFQVLLQRYTGMEQIRVGTPIANRQRAEVANLVGLFVNTQVQDNRFDSRTSLQQVLAQVKASTLGAQEYQDLPFEQLVEALQPERSSEVHPLFQILFNYQFGDLSQLQQLPGLKVGELPATTGEVQFELVLDAHENRAGACLLTFTYDQKAISTQRIVRMSQHFERVLAALLTEPTMALGDINLLDDSETQQWQRWGLNPQLEDTTPVQQKFSRLADTQPDAVAAVFADLTLSYKQLDERSNQLAQHLQSLNIGREDRVGVALQRSMDTVVTLLGVLKTGAAFVPMDQDYPPERLAYIAENSQLTAIITHPDAQSKLTEVLKDTQITHHLASLPVVNLAQLPWQTLSAQSLDVAIHPEQLAYMIYTSGSTGRPKGAAISHRALSNCMAWMARQYSPQPEEAVLHKAAFGFDVSCWEIFFPLSEGMSVVVAKPGDQRDPLELKRLIQQQRVAITSFPPALLQAFIELPDVAECTSLRHIMCGGEAVPAELFRDTYKALPDVVMNNLYGPTETTIHVTHWPFINDNRSLAPIGQGISQTHTYILDASLNPVPEGVTGELYIGGIQLARGYFARPDLTAERFVADSVLGNGQRMYRTGDLARWNQNGEIEYLGRSDDQVQIRGFRIELGEIAEQLRRLPQVREAKVLVKHLATGDKLVAYVTGSIQDEQQLAQALGENVPDYMVPNAFVVLDKMPLTANGKVDSKALPEPQWAKAQEYSAPIGEAETMAAHLWADLLGLERVGRDDNFFSLGGHSLLAIKLVERARQAGWQAQVKTLFSQPVLKHFAAALTPYRQDTAPETAWSGIATDTAVITSEMLPLVSLDNDQIAKVVEQVDGGVQNVQDIYPLAPLQSGILFHHTLQEKGDAYITPNLLRFESRAQLSAFVDALNLVIARHDILRTAIFWQGLPEPVQVVQRQAKVEIKWLDYACDAPLAADEAGLTAAARRLNEAVDPTHFRLNTQCAPLIAAIAIAEVQDETCWLQLPSHHLVMDHTSLEVLVEEVQMILAGNVALLPEPVPFRHFVALAQQNPEAEAEQNTFFSELLGDIETPTAPFGLLDIKGTGEDILTHETAVPEALAAQVRHLAVKQNTSAAAVFHLAWAMVLQKLTGLNDPVFGTVMFGRSQGGEGADRAVGMFINTLPIRFRLRQADLKSGLQQAQQLLTALICHESASLSKAQSCSNVAKGTPLFSTLLNYRYSPNAHKHGDSKKLYVTDDGWQVFGGEERTNYPIGVSIDDAGDGFNIVAQTLPSVEPAQLCGYLLNALTQLVAEPALRQLGDWQALTDNAWQTQRLWSENTTKENTQQAIYRLFEAQVQKQPDAIAVTFKNNHVRYAELNQQANQLAHYLQSRGVGIESRVAVGMWRSVETVISLLAIMKVGASYVPLDLDYPAERLQYIVASSGVQLLLTHAEGVDALPPFPEQLTQCVWQQIDLAPYSQDNLIVDAHPEQLAYVIYTSGSTGRPKGVAISHRSLVSCMQWMQREYQLTREDAVLHKAPFGFDVSCWELFFPLSQGGRIVVSEPGDHKDPDKLIALIKAQQVTTASFVPTMLQAFIEQTNPNEENYLRNIMVGGEAAPPELRQRMFAALPNAKVHNLYGPTETTIHVTNWEFTQAPRTTIPIGRAISNTSCYVLDEYLTPVPQGVVGELYLGGVGLSRGYLNRPDLTAERFVADPISASGGRLYRTGDLVRWNKEGLIEYMGRLDHQVKIRGLRIELEEIEAQLASISGIQKAVVLAKPSPSGDRLVGYVQSQQVQSSDELKSILAKVLPDYMVPNSILSLERLPLSPNGKIDRDALPEPVWQDSGEFVAPINDMEQSVAQVWSEVLGINYISRFANFFTLGGDSIACLKVVSLMRQRGFDMAVKHMFETADLSQLALQLTELQGATGSGNTLCSEPIIALNQKSAAASALFCLHDGFGKVLDYTTLARHLDGKRTVYGLTYQPGSLTGQAADLSALVASHLSEIRKVQARGPYRLCGWSLGGVLAHAIAAELEQQGEQVEQLLLLDPYSPPNASAQRSTLAEQIGPMMQLQTFFSLLLSEESGFALMQDVEIQSTLAECSAQQQISSDDIQRLMQQVFEHPRTEFMTGYGQLTAQDLYHLYLAFQPLFLAAVNIETLPVYTGKAELFWMKGREQAHKAWWYEWLNSQSVSSHDLDVGHFAVVKDCTILERV; from the coding sequence ATGAGCAGTGAGGTCATCCAACGCATTGCTGAGCGCTTTCATCAGTTACCTCAAGAAAAACGTCAGCTGGTATATCAAAAGGTGCAAGCCGATGGGCTGAGCATGCGTCAGTTTCCCGTTTTACCTTTTCATCACTCAGCTGAGGCTGCTGAGCTGTCTTATGCACAGCAACGTCAGTGGTTTTTATGGCATTTAGACCCAGACAGTGCAGCGTATCACATCACTGGGGGATTACAGCTTGAAGGTGAGATAAACCTGAGTGCGTTGACACGTGCTTTTCAGCTATTAATTGCTCGTCACAGTTCGCTTCGCACGCAATTTGTACAAGTTGATGCTGAGGTAAAGCAGCAGGTGCAACCAATCGAGATTGCCAATGATTTTCAGGTAGAGGTAGGAGCGGGTGATAACATTGATGCGGTGCGTCAGCAATGGTTAAACACACCGTTCAATCTCACCCAAGGCAACTTAATCCGTGTGGGGTTACTCACGCTTGCGCCAAACCAATATCAACTGGTGGTGGTACTGCATCATATTATTGCCGATGGTGGTTCCTTACAGATTTTAGTGGGAGAATTTGCCGCGCTGTATAGCCAATTGCTTAGCGCTGAAATTGCATCGGGAGATTTATCGAGCCAGCTGGCCCAATCAGCGCTACCAGCACTGAATATTGCCTATGGTGATTATGCTAAATGGCAAAAAGACTGGATGACGGCCGGTGAGCTTGAGCGTCAGTTAGCGTATTGGCAGCAAAAGCTCGGTGACGAACAGCCAGTGTTACAGCTTAAGGTGGATAATGGTTTAGCTCAACACTCAGAGCATGGCAGCGCTCGCGGTGCCTCACACGCTTGGCAATTACCACAGAGCTTAACGCAGCAGCTAGGTACTTTTGCCACCAGCCATCAGGTTTCTCATTACATGATATTGCTGACGGCATTTCAGGTATTGCTACAGCGCTATACCGGGATGGAGCAGATCCGTGTCGGTACGCCAATCGCGAATCGACAACGGGCTGAAGTCGCTAATTTGGTCGGCTTATTCGTCAATACCCAAGTGCAGGATAACCGCTTTGACAGCCGCACTTCATTGCAACAGGTTTTAGCACAGGTAAAGGCTTCCACACTTGGAGCACAAGAATATCAAGATTTACCTTTTGAGCAATTAGTTGAAGCCTTGCAACCTGAGCGAAGTAGCGAAGTGCATCCGTTATTTCAGATATTGTTTAACTATCAGTTTGGTGATTTAAGCCAGTTACAACAGTTGCCTGGGCTCAAAGTGGGTGAATTGCCCGCAACCACAGGAGAAGTGCAGTTTGAGTTGGTGTTAGATGCTCATGAAAACCGAGCAGGCGCTTGCTTGTTGACCTTTACTTACGATCAAAAGGCCATCTCCACACAACGCATTGTTCGCATGAGTCAGCACTTTGAGCGAGTGCTTGCTGCCTTGCTCACTGAGCCGACTATGGCCCTTGGTGACATTAACTTGCTAGACGATAGTGAAACGCAGCAATGGCAGCGTTGGGGGTTAAATCCACAACTAGAAGACACCACCCCAGTGCAGCAAAAGTTTAGCCGTTTGGCTGACACCCAGCCAGATGCAGTGGCAGCGGTATTTGCAGATTTAACGTTGAGCTATAAACAACTGGATGAACGTTCAAATCAGCTTGCGCAGCACCTTCAAAGCCTAAATATTGGTCGCGAAGATAGAGTCGGTGTAGCGCTACAGCGCAGTATGGATACGGTAGTGACGTTATTAGGCGTGTTAAAAACTGGCGCTGCCTTTGTGCCTATGGACCAAGATTATCCGCCAGAGCGACTGGCTTACATCGCAGAAAATAGTCAACTCACAGCCATTATCACTCACCCTGACGCACAGTCGAAATTAACCGAGGTGCTGAAAGATACGCAGATCACACACCATTTGGCTTCTCTGCCAGTCGTCAACTTAGCACAATTGCCTTGGCAAACGTTGTCAGCCCAATCGCTCGACGTGGCTATTCATCCCGAGCAATTGGCTTATATGATTTATACTTCGGGCTCAACGGGTCGCCCGAAAGGGGCTGCGATCAGCCATCGTGCACTGAGTAACTGCATGGCATGGATGGCAAGACAATACTCTCCACAACCTGAGGAAGCGGTATTGCACAAAGCCGCTTTTGGGTTTGACGTGTCTTGCTGGGAGATTTTCTTCCCTCTGAGTGAAGGGATGTCTGTGGTGGTTGCAAAACCTGGTGACCAACGCGATCCACTCGAACTGAAGCGACTTATCCAACAGCAAAGAGTCGCAATTACCTCGTTTCCTCCGGCTTTATTACAGGCCTTTATCGAGCTACCTGATGTGGCTGAATGCACCTCGCTGCGGCATATCATGTGTGGTGGTGAAGCCGTGCCTGCTGAATTATTCCGTGATACATACAAGGCACTGCCTGATGTTGTGATGAACAACCTGTATGGGCCAACAGAAACCACAATTCATGTAACCCACTGGCCTTTTATTAACGACAATAGAAGCTTGGCGCCTATTGGCCAAGGTATTTCACAAACCCATACCTATATTTTAGATGCCAGTTTAAATCCCGTGCCAGAGGGCGTTACTGGAGAGTTATACATAGGAGGCATCCAGCTGGCCAGAGGGTATTTTGCCCGACCAGATTTAACCGCCGAACGCTTTGTTGCAGACAGCGTGTTAGGTAATGGCCAAAGGATGTATCGTACTGGTGATTTGGCGCGCTGGAATCAAAACGGTGAGATTGAATACCTAGGTCGTAGCGATGACCAAGTACAGATCAGAGGGTTTAGAATAGAGCTGGGTGAAATTGCCGAGCAGTTAAGACGCTTACCTCAAGTGCGTGAAGCCAAAGTCTTAGTTAAACACTTGGCTACTGGCGATAAATTGGTCGCTTACGTAACTGGTAGTATTCAAGATGAGCAGCAATTAGCTCAAGCGCTTGGTGAAAATGTTCCGGATTATATGGTGCCCAATGCGTTTGTGGTGTTAGATAAAATGCCACTGACAGCCAATGGTAAAGTCGATAGCAAAGCTTTGCCTGAGCCGCAATGGGCCAAAGCGCAAGAATACAGCGCACCGATAGGTGAGGCTGAAACCATGGCTGCACACCTATGGGCAGATTTACTCGGCCTTGAGCGAGTGGGCAGGGATGACAACTTCTTCTCGTTAGGTGGCCACTCACTGCTGGCGATTAAGCTGGTGGAGCGTGCCCGCCAAGCTGGCTGGCAAGCACAAGTGAAAACCCTATTTAGTCAGCCAGTGCTCAAACACTTCGCTGCTGCCCTTACGCCTTACCGCCAAGATACGGCACCAGAAACCGCATGGTCAGGGATTGCGACGGATACCGCTGTTATCACCAGTGAAATGCTGCCATTGGTCAGTCTGGATAATGACCAGATAGCTAAAGTCGTCGAGCAAGTAGATGGGGGCGTACAAAATGTCCAAGATATTTATCCGCTGGCACCGCTGCAGTCGGGAATTTTATTCCATCATACTTTGCAAGAAAAAGGCGACGCTTACATTACGCCTAATCTATTACGTTTTGAAAGCCGCGCGCAGCTAAGTGCATTTGTTGATGCGCTTAACCTTGTTATTGCCCGTCATGATATTCTGCGGACAGCCATTTTTTGGCAGGGCCTGCCTGAGCCTGTGCAAGTTGTGCAGCGTCAGGCCAAAGTGGAAATCAAGTGGTTAGATTATGCCTGTGATGCGCCATTAGCTGCTGATGAAGCGGGCTTAACGGCAGCAGCAAGACGCTTAAATGAAGCCGTAGATCCAACCCACTTTAGACTAAATACACAGTGTGCACCTTTAATTGCCGCCATCGCTATTGCCGAAGTGCAAGACGAGACCTGCTGGTTGCAACTGCCGAGTCATCATTTAGTGATGGATCACACCAGCTTAGAAGTACTCGTTGAAGAAGTGCAGATGATTTTAGCGGGTAATGTAGCGCTACTGCCAGAGCCTGTGCCGTTTAGACATTTTGTGGCGCTAGCGCAGCAAAACCCAGAGGCCGAAGCGGAGCAAAATACGTTCTTTAGCGAATTATTAGGGGATATAGAAACGCCAACTGCGCCATTTGGGTTGTTAGATATTAAGGGCACAGGTGAGGACATTCTAACGCACGAAACTGCCGTGCCTGAAGCACTGGCCGCCCAAGTGCGCCACCTTGCCGTAAAGCAAAACACCAGTGCTGCGGCGGTATTCCACCTAGCTTGGGCGATGGTGCTACAAAAGCTGACCGGACTAAATGATCCGGTATTTGGCACGGTGATGTTTGGCCGTTCACAAGGTGGAGAAGGCGCCGATAGGGCTGTTGGCATGTTTATCAATACATTGCCGATCCGTTTTCGATTGCGCCAAGCAGATCTTAAATCAGGATTGCAACAAGCGCAGCAGCTGTTAACTGCGCTTATTTGCCATGAAAGTGCGAGCTTATCCAAAGCACAATCTTGCAGCAACGTAGCGAAAGGAACGCCGCTGTTTTCGACGCTGTTGAACTATCGCTATAGCCCAAATGCGCACAAACATGGTGATTCGAAAAAGCTCTATGTTACCGATGATGGCTGGCAAGTATTTGGCGGTGAGGAACGCACCAATTACCCTATTGGAGTTTCTATTGACGATGCTGGCGATGGCTTTAACATCGTAGCGCAAACACTACCGAGTGTTGAACCTGCGCAGTTGTGTGGCTATTTACTGAATGCGTTGACTCAGCTTGTCGCAGAGCCTGCACTAAGACAGCTAGGTGATTGGCAAGCGTTGACTGACAATGCGTGGCAAACTCAGCGCTTGTGGAGCGAAAACACCACCAAAGAGAACACCCAGCAAGCGATCTACCGCTTATTTGAAGCACAGGTGCAAAAACAGCCTGACGCTATTGCCGTCACATTTAAAAACAATCACGTGCGTTACGCTGAGCTTAACCAACAAGCGAATCAGCTCGCGCATTATCTACAATCACGAGGCGTGGGTATAGAGAGCCGAGTCGCTGTGGGCATGTGGCGTAGTGTTGAAACCGTGATAAGTCTGTTGGCAATCATGAAAGTGGGCGCCTCGTACGTACCACTAGATTTAGATTATCCAGCGGAGCGTTTGCAATATATTGTGGCGTCAAGTGGCGTACAGTTGCTATTGACTCATGCTGAAGGGGTAGATGCACTGCCGCCATTCCCTGAGCAGCTCACGCAGTGTGTATGGCAACAGATAGACTTAGCGCCATACAGCCAAGATAATCTCATTGTCGATGCTCACCCAGAGCAACTGGCTTATGTGATTTATACCTCAGGCTCGACGGGACGACCTAAAGGCGTGGCTATTAGTCACCGCTCACTGGTTAGCTGTATGCAGTGGATGCAGCGCGAGTATCAACTCACACGGGAAGATGCGGTGTTACATAAGGCACCATTTGGCTTTGATGTGTCTTGTTGGGAGCTATTTTTCCCACTGAGTCAAGGCGGCCGCATTGTAGTATCTGAACCCGGAGATCATAAAGATCCAGACAAATTAATTGCACTTATCAAGGCGCAACAAGTTACAACAGCAAGTTTTGTACCGACGATGCTACAAGCCTTTATTGAGCAAACTAACCCCAATGAAGAGAACTATTTACGTAACATTATGGTAGGAGGAGAGGCTGCGCCACCGGAACTTCGTCAACGTATGTTCGCCGCACTACCAAATGCTAAGGTGCATAATTTATATGGACCAACAGAAACCACAATTCATGTGACCAACTGGGAGTTTACGCAAGCGCCACGAACCACAATTCCAATCGGTCGTGCTATCTCAAACACCAGTTGCTACGTACTCGATGAATACTTGACGCCAGTTCCTCAAGGGGTAGTAGGTGAGCTCTATTTAGGTGGAGTAGGGTTGAGCCGGGGTTATCTTAACCGCCCTGACTTAACCGCAGAGCGATTTGTTGCCGATCCGATATCCGCATCAGGTGGTCGTCTTTACCGTACCGGTGATTTGGTGCGTTGGAATAAAGAAGGACTGATTGAATACATGGGCCGACTTGATCACCAAGTTAAGATCCGAGGCCTACGTATTGAACTTGAAGAAATTGAAGCTCAGCTTGCAAGTATTAGCGGTATTCAAAAAGCCGTTGTATTGGCAAAGCCTTCGCCGTCAGGCGACCGTTTAGTCGGCTATGTGCAGTCTCAACAAGTACAGTCAAGTGATGAGCTAAAAAGCATCTTAGCTAAAGTCTTACCTGACTATATGGTGCCAAACAGCATTTTGAGTCTTGAGCGCTTGCCACTTAGCCCGAATGGGAAAATTGACCGCGACGCTTTACCGGAACCGGTTTGGCAAGATAGCGGAGAGTTTGTTGCGCCAATAAACGACATGGAGCAAAGTGTGGCGCAAGTCTGGTCTGAGGTTTTAGGAATCAATTATATCAGTCGTTTTGCTAATTTCTTTACGCTTGGCGGCGATTCTATCGCATGTCTAAAAGTGGTGTCATTGATGCGCCAACGTGGTTTTGACATGGCGGTAAAACACATGTTTGAAACCGCAGATCTGAGTCAGTTAGCCTTGCAGTTGACTGAGTTGCAAGGCGCTACCGGCTCTGGAAATACACTTTGTAGCGAGCCTATTATCGCACTGAATCAAAAATCAGCTGCTGCAAGTGCGCTATTTTGCTTACATGATGGTTTTGGTAAAGTGTTGGACTACACCACTTTGGCAAGGCATCTCGATGGCAAGCGTACGGTGTACGGACTGACTTATCAGCCTGGTTCTTTAACTGGACAAGCTGCTGATTTATCTGCACTGGTGGCATCGCATCTGAGCGAAATTCGCAAAGTGCAAGCTCGCGGACCTTACCGTTTATGTGGCTGGTCTTTAGGTGGCGTGTTGGCGCACGCTATTGCCGCTGAGTTAGAACAACAAGGTGAGCAAGTAGAGCAGCTGCTTTTACTTGACCCTTACTCGCCACCTAATGCAAGTGCACAGCGCTCAACACTGGCAGAGCAAATAGGCCCAATGATGCAGCTACAAACTTTCTTCAGCTTATTACTGAGCGAAGAAAGTGGGTTTGCCTTGATGCAAGACGTTGAAATACAAAGTACGCTGGCTGAATGTTCTGCTCAACAGCAGATATCAAGTGATGACATTCAAAGGTTGATGCAGCAAGTGTTTGAGCACCCAAGGACGGAGTTTATGACGGGTTACGGACAGTTAACGGCTCAAGACTTATACCATTTATATCTGGCCTTCCAACCGCTATTTTTGGCTGCTGTCAATATTGAGACGCTGCCTGTTTACACCGGTAAGGCTGAACTATTTTGGATGAAAGGTCGAGAGCAAGCGCATAAAGCATGGTGGTACGAGTGGTTGAATAGCCAAAGTGTTTCGTCTCACGACTTGGATGTTGGACATTTCGCGGTGGTTAAAGATTGCACTATATTAGAACGTGTCTAG